From Rhodanobacteraceae bacterium, the proteins below share one genomic window:
- a CDS encoding LSU rRNA pseudouridine(2605) synthase yields MPSSAAHPAPALPPRHGLARVLSKLGVCSRGEAARRIVSGRVRVNGRLVRDPELPADAANDRIEIDGQPLQARVRVCVAVNKPRGLVVSASDEQGRDTIYALLQGAGLPWLAPVGRLDRASEGLLLMSNDPAWAARLADPEAHVAKTYRVQVRGMPDSAALERLRTGIVDKGERLSAESVRIIGGGEKNVWLEIVLHEGRNRQIRRMLAACGHDVLRLMRVAIGPLELGELPKGGWRALTDAEIRALSGG; encoded by the coding sequence ATGCCTTCGAGTGCGGCGCACCCAGCGCCTGCATTGCCGCCACGGCATGGCTTGGCGCGCGTGCTGTCGAAGCTGGGAGTGTGTTCACGCGGCGAAGCCGCGCGCCGGATCGTGTCTGGACGCGTGCGTGTGAATGGGAGACTGGTGCGCGATCCGGAATTGCCCGCCGACGCCGCAAACGACCGCATAGAGATCGACGGCCAGCCGCTGCAGGCCCGCGTACGGGTTTGCGTCGCCGTGAACAAGCCGCGCGGACTGGTGGTCAGTGCGTCGGACGAACAGGGTCGCGACACGATCTATGCGTTGCTGCAAGGCGCCGGGCTTCCGTGGCTCGCGCCCGTGGGACGTCTGGACAGGGCCAGCGAGGGGCTGTTGTTGATGAGCAACGATCCCGCATGGGCCGCGCGGCTGGCCGATCCGGAAGCGCACGTTGCGAAAACTTATCGGGTGCAGGTGCGCGGCATGCCCGATTCAGCGGCGCTCGAACGTCTGCGCACGGGCATCGTCGACAAGGGTGAGCGGCTGTCGGCGGAATCCGTGCGGATCATCGGCGGAGGTGAAAAGAATGTGTGGCTGGAAATCGTCCTGCACGAAGGCCGCAACCGGCAAATCCGGCGCATGCTCGCCGCGTGCGGGCATGACGTGTTGCGACTGATGCGCGTCGCGATCGGCCCGCTCGAACTCGGCGAGCTTCCGAAAGGCGGATGGCGTGCGTTGACCGACGCCGAGATCCGCGCATTGTCGGGTGGATAG